The genomic segment tatccaataAATATGTCAATAAAACGCTATTCGAACGACGAAAACAATTTAAATCGAAATGGGTAAAAATCCAAATTTCGGCAGCCTACTATCACACTTAGAAGCTGAAATTTCGGACTAGGAACTCACAAGGTCAAAGCTTACTCTAGTCGCTAGCGGTCTCGAGGCGATAACCCACCGGAAACTCGTCGGATTTACTGTTCACGAGCTGAATAAATTCAGAAAACAAGCTGGAGTTACAGGGAAATCACAAGGCTTAAAAACCCACTCCAAAACACAACAAAACTCCAAGGAACTAAGCTTTAATCTCACCTAAACCGAGTCAATTTCAGCAGCCACGAACAAGCCTCGATTTGGGGTTAAACGAGCATCAAAAGTGGCGATTCATGGTTCAAAACGAAGCTACTGATGTAAGGAAGAAAACCCCTCAAACCGTTTGTGATTTCGACGCCGGACGGTAAAGTTATGACCTCTCCAAAATGAAAGGTGCTGAAAGTGacgaaaattttgaagaaaaagaaaaggaaagctACGGGAATGGTTTGGGAAAATGGCATTCTTCTTTCTCTCTCCAATAAAATAAGtcatgtgtgtatgtatatgtatataatgtAGTATTCATGTCCCCTTTATCTCGATTTGCATTAATCTTGCTCccgtgtgttatttaaactctatatgtattttatatcgttaaattcttccgatattctaaaatacatatttttaacacacctacaaaatttatttgacataaataattattttaatttacaactcaataattattctaattatgccaaaatTACAGGATAATTAATTTCAGGACCTTACAGATTTGGTtctagttttgaatttatggagtaGTTTTCTTGTGATCGGGACCACGATAGGGACAAACTTTTGATGTTGTTCATTCACTGGATCATTAGATTTACGAATtaatttatgttattgattaatgtttgcGTAATTTTCGTGTTCTTAATCTGGTccaattatttgcatgtttgttgtttgatcttGACTCGAAATAGACTAGATTAaatttagcttcaaaaatattaatcaacacacggttaaatcgactagaaatagtattcgattttCAATGTGCGATTTTAGGCGACAGCTGTAATTCCATCGTTGGATAATGCGTTTTTGTttgattaaattcaattagaaataattggactgttaaacGAAAATAGGATTATAAATTCTAGAAATATATTTATAACTAATTCAGGGAATTTCATCGTGGCATCGAATAATCTGTGGTTATTTAATTCCAGTGCATGATAATAATCAAAGTTTGGACCGTTGTGTGTTCCCGGTCATTTGgttgaaattgaaaatttcCCAAGTTTAAAATCTGTTCTGAAAATTCGATCTCAGTTATTAACTTagcatattttaatttaattttactaGTTTAAATTCTCACCAATTCACTTATTATCGTTTGCCTAGATTAAATTGAATAATTtagattttagtatttaaataatagtctctgtgggatcgatacttggacttgTCGTCATTTAATATAACTTGatctagtccgcttgctagaattTTTTCCCAACCGAAATAGTCGGTCACTATGCACTACGAAAtactttaattgataatttgtGGGAGGAATATAGTTGTTCAGATGTTTGAATTTGGATTCATATTAAgttctaaaaataaattatctGTATTAAAATTATGTCAATTTTAATAATGAAGCATTTGTATTAATTCGTATTATAAATATTAGAGTTAATATATATAggaatcaaataaataaatttagctattaataaaaataaaattataattataatactaatgttaacattaattataattatattgttaaatttataaataaatagtaaacaaaaaGAATATTCTAGGAATATACTTTTTAGTGTAAGATTTGAAATAAATTGATTGGAGATGAATGTTATATTTGGTGcagaaactgcactattttggTGCAAAAACTGCACCAAAATAGATTTATGAGTTGGAGATGACCTTAAAAAAACCTCATTTTTGACCAATTGGGGCTTAAAATTACTGAATGGAAGAACTTGGGGGCCATAGGCTAGAGAATGCTGCCATTTGAGTCCAATTGGACACCTATGATTATTGTTTAGTATCttcatttcatattttattGCTTATACATctatatatttaatttcttgCAAATAATATTGATGCTTGTTGAGTGTTTACCAATGAGGAAGGAATTATAGAAAATCATACTATTTCTCATCTGTCTAAAAAATATAATGATTTGATAACTATTTCTTCTATTCTTTTACTAATATATACACgctataaaatatattagataATTCAAcaatgtttttatatattttaaaacactCAGGCCAAACACCATTTGGGTGCATTTTTGATTGGGTAAAATAGCGCAGCCCCTTCCTCTGCGCCAATTTGGCACAGgggttttctatttttttaaaaattatttttgattctttttatttatatttattataaatattatttaaataatagtataatattgatttattatttgaataattagttatttaatcataaaaattataaaataataatggttcatttttaaaatatttatttatttactttaattgtattatttaaaaactaatttttttatgatttttaattaatataatttaatataaatacaaAAACTTAATATAACAATACAATTCATAACTAAATTCAAAAGGATAATCGAAATACAAATGCAACTTGAAAGACATAATTGAGATACATtatatattgattaatttatgttatataattaaattataaacttaaatattattatttaaatttattaataataaagcattagtcataatttaaaatatattaaataaaatataataattaatatatgtaaaataaaaagaatattttgagAATATACTTTTTggtgtaagatttgaagtaaatgaGTTGGAGATAATTGTTGTATTTGTTGCAGAAATCGCACTATTTTAGTTTAAAATTTGCATCAAAATAGATTTTGTGGTTGGAGATGACTCCCAttagataaagataaaaaataaaatttgtttgtATAATTGACTTTTCATATGATATAACTTAATCTACGTGAAAAAAAAACCTATATATTGAGATGGAGTAACATTTTTGAGAAATTTGTTTGGATCTTACTTCTTAACAGATATATCATATAATGATATtcttaatatatttgaaataacaTATAAACATACATGTTCAATGGGATGGAGTGTTTAATATTTATATGGGAAAGTTGTTTGGATCCTCGGGTTTTTAAGAAGATATATTATGCTAATATATATCTTGACTACATCGCCTTCCCAATAATaagataaatattaaatatataattagtaCATCAAGTAATTGAGAAGGATTGAATAAATACATGCAATGAACTAATATTGTTCAAACTAAAATAAGGGCCATTTTAACTCAGTGGAGTCACTTTTACACAGCATACAATGACCTTAATTGGCGAGTATCTAACATTAGTTCATGCCTATCTTCACTAATGAGTGAACCTAATTTTAACTGTTCATAAGTAAATAATCGGTATATTTTGAATAAACGTAGTACGGAAGATGCCTTTGTAATACCCTTTTTGTTAAGATTCAGCTTTTGCCATTAAACTCTTTGCTAGTTGCTACCTTGTTTTTATGGAATCTGAAGAACTGGTGCAGCAGCTTGTGAACTTCTCCATAGTTCTTGGTTCTGGTAATGAGATGGCTTTTTATCCATTGTGCTAGCTTCTCAGTCGAGTGTGCAAAGTTTCTTTGGTTGGAATCTGAGGCATAACGTGCATCCACCAATAAGATTGCTGCATAGTCATTTACATGCCGAATAGCTCTGCCTAAAACATAGGAATCACAGTGAACAAATCAAAATTAGTAACATGAACTAACATGCGATCACAAATTTTATGATGCAACTAACCAATTGATTGATTTACAGCTTTCATGCAAAGATTTTCATAATAATCTTTTCCTCTGCCTTTGCACCGTTTAAGGATGTGAAAACCTGTCTCAACATCCGTGTCAAGGCTTTCATTATAAAAAGAAGACCTGGCATTTTTGCATGGAGTTGTCGTCTCAAAACCTTCAATATGCTTCACCCTCTCTATCAACTCAATGTCTGATGGATTGGGATATGGCAATCCAACCATTACTATGCATCGGCCTGTCCCATCAGCAAAGTTGATGCCTTCGGATATCTTACCTCCCACAACTGCAAGGAGAATTGCTCCATTGCAAGCTATGGGATCACTGCTGGGTAATGCATAAATAGTTTCTTTGTACTCTCTCAAGACAGCTTCAACATCTGAATTTTTTCTGGGCTCTCTAAAAACACGCTTCTTCTTCATAATTCTTGAGAGGATTCCAGATGCTTTCCATGCATCATAGACCCTGCCCTCATAGTCAAAGGACGAGAAGAATGCAACTACACCTTCCGGAACAATTGTCACTAGATTAGCTAGTAGAAGACCTAGTTCCTCAATCTGTGATTCAAAAAAAAGGAAGTAGTTAATCGTCAGAAGTATAGAAgtgaataaataacaaaatttgCATTCAAACTTTAGTTGGTCTCATATGTGATTATAACGCTAATGGGATCTAGTATGATTCAATTCTGAGGCTATATGATGGAATTTCATGAGTATATGCACGTGtgaataacataaataattaaatgaggACAAAACAAAATTGTTTCCGTAGCATTAGGCAGGCTAGCCATGCCTCTTTCTTTGTCTACCATTATAATGACATTATCATGATATGAATCAGGATTTGATGAACTTGAAGTGTGCCTAGGAAGAAAATACTGGGGGTTGGAAACGATGAACAGGATCTAGATCCCACTAGTGGAATTTGATTGGGCCATGGAATGCGTGTCAAAAAGATACCCAACAAGCTGGAGGCCTATTCGACTTAAAACACGCAGAGAAGAATTTCAGAATTCCAAAAATGTGGAAGGGGAGATTAAAACATGCAGAGAAGAATTTCAAAATTCTATTTCTTtcagtttcttttcttttggaCATCCGTAACATTGGATTTAGCTATTTGTGATCACCATTTCCAGAACAATTAATATTACCTTCTgcgattttttattttgatgtatgAAATAAGCAGCAGAAAAACCCATTTGTCCTGTTGTTCATCTTATTTTTTAGTGTAAAACAATGCTGCTGGTGTGTTTGGTTTAATTAGTAACTTCGTAGCAATCTGAGGAAATGAAGGATAAAGCATTCTAGATTTCTCACCATGGTCGGTGAGCTTCTGCATTTGAAGCTAAAATCAAGTGGCTGGCCAGAAGGCCCTTGCTTAACAGCAATAGGTAAAATATTCTCCGGTGGAATTATATGACCACATGAAAAGAACCGCAACTGATCTCGTGGCAGCGAAGGAAAAAGTCTTTCCTTTGTCTCCTCAATAGGTTGCAATGTTCCTCCAGCCAAAATGACAGCTTGAGCTTGATCAACAACCTATAATTAATAACCGCATGGATGAAAATTGAACTAGAAGCATATTAGAATGCAACACAGAAAAAACCTGGCAAACCTGAGAAAATATTCTCTCCCCTGTGAGCATCACATACTTGATATAACCTCCTTCTTGCCCATTGCATGTCAGCCTCTGTCTAGAGATTATCACTTTTCCATCActgtcattatttgtcaaagAGAATAGCATGTCCGCTAATGCTCTAAACCCGGATATTGCACTGTCTGCACTAATTGCTTCCCCATCAGTAACTGTAGCACCTTTTTGATAGAAGGATATTTTATCTCCATATCCACTGACCTGAGAGAACAAGAAATATTTCAAAGTTCAGAACATCACATGCGACAAAAAGACAAATATTGATGGAGGAATAATAAAGGCATCACCTTGTAAATTATGTTGCTCTCTTTAATATATCGCAACAGTTTGACCAGGTTTATGTTGTCAATGTTTAAAGCAAACAGAAATTCATTCATAGCCATTGAAGAATCAAAAGCCCCTTCACGGTCCTCGATATTAGACAAAACATGGACATTGTTAACAACCTTTATATCGTCACATAATACTCTTGAAAATGCCCGAGTAAGAACCATCAATATCTGAATATATCTTCTGTTCCCGGGTCCTAGGAGATTGCAAAATCGTTTGAAATAGCCGTCCAAGAGAACCCTCAAATGGGTCAACTGAGGAGGAGAGGAAACTTATGCTTAGACCTTGAACTTCTGTAACATTTAGAGTAATAACagcaaaatttaaaattactaATTTACCTGGTGCAAAGTAATTTtggcatcatacatacttatgAGAGTGTCTGCCAGATTATGAGCTTCATCTATGATAACGACGCTATTCTTCAAACTTAAACCCAATGATTCACGTGATGATTTTGAAAGAAGAGATTGGTAAGGAAGAACCACAAGATCAGCTGTAGGCATAATTTTTCTCGAACCATAATAAGGGCAACTTCCTATGTTGAGTCCAATATGAACAAGATCCTCAATATCCAGAGGTTCCTGTTGAATAACTACATTTTTAAACTCCTCAGTTGTACGTCTTCTCAGCATTGGACACCCAGAAGACGCCTTTTTGCAACGAACCCCTTTTTCAGCTCCCAGCTTCTGATTATCAGTAGAACAACTTCAatcaagaaattattattattcactTGTACAACTCCATTTCTCAGATATTGTTTGATATGTGTTATAGATTGTATATAGAAATGGGAAATATGTAGATATGatttagggatttaattagtTACTTTTCTAACATACGAGAAAGttcatatataatatatgtgcATATGATCAATGAATAAGACatattgaaatgtatttttcCTCTTTATTTGCcttcatatttttttacatgGTATCAGAGAGCACAAACAAATAGCGGGAGGTACGGAAATCCAGTCACTCATTTTATTGACAATTTGTTCTCACCGTCGGCATAGGAAGAAGCTCTGCTTTGTGATCTGCCATCGCCCAAATTCGGGTCCTACGTCGTCGGCATGTCAAGGTACGTCTATCACCGGAAATCTCTTCAGGTTTCACTATTCCACTCGCCTTGCTCCATATACTACTCCCATATACGTGGTTGAGTCAGCATCTGTTCAGGTGTGGGACTTTTTGGGCATCAGGTTCAAAGTTTTTTTGATATTTCAGATTTAATCGTCCGTTTCCTTTGTTCTTACTGCCTTTTAGTGATATGACTGAGAAGAAATCTGTAGTGGTGTCTAACATTGTTCTGTGTTCTCAAAATTCATGGAACACAAACTAAATTACTCTAATTATCTTGATTGGAGTAAGATAGTTCGTCTTTTTCTGCGGAGCATTGATATGAATAGCCTAACAACCCATCTACAGATGAGTCAAAACAAACGTGGTTAATACGAAATTTCATTGGCGGTGAGGCAATTGGTCTGATTAATCACTGTGAATTTGTTAAAGAACTGATGGAATATCTAGATTTCTTGTATTGTGGAAAGATGAAAATTTCAAGCATTATGAGGTGCAAAGCCTTTTATCGTGCAGAAAAACAAGATAGGTCTCTTACAACCTGTTTCATGGAGTATAAAAGGACTTATAAAGAACTTAACATGTTATTGTCATTCAGCCCTGATGTGAAAGTACAACAAACTCAACGGGAGAAAATGACAATAATGAGTTTTTTGGCTAGGCTTTCTCATGAAtttgaaaatgttaaatatCATATTGCCTCTAGTTCTCAGATTTCATCTCTGCGAGAAACATTTAGTAAGGTGTTGCGTACAGATAATTCTCCACCTGTTAAATTTAATAATGTTTTAGTTGTATGAAATAACATATTTGAATCTGGAAGAAATCTGGAAGACAACAAGACAAAAGTGGTGGAAAAAGGAGTAGGGACAAGCAACTATGACGAAATTCTTGACACTCTAGGACAGGAATTCGGAGGTACTGTTGACACAATTGTCATGAGCCAAGCCATATGAAACATTATCACAGGAAATTGCGGAATAAGAAAACATAGTCAGCATACATTACATCTACCAATGACACTTCAGTCACGATGTTCGTTGATGAATATGCCAAATTCTCTCAATACCAAGAATCATTAAAATCTTCACCAATTACTACCATCATTGAGTCAGGTAAAccaaatacatgtcttgtttcctCATCCACCAAGTTGGTCATTGATTCTGGTGCCACAGATCATATGACATGTAATTCTAAATTAGTCTCTGCATTTCAGTCACATACCTCTATTTCTACAATTACTTTAGGAGATGGGTCAACCTCTGATGTTATAGGGTTTGGCACAATTACTCCCACTCCTTCAATTCCCTTACACTCTGTTTTAATCTTACCTCAATTGtcgtataatttaatttttgtgAGCAAACTCACCTGTGCTCTTAACTGTTGTGTCTCATTCTTTCCAAACTACCGTTTATGAAGATTATTGGTAAAGGACATGAGTATGGGAGCCTCTACATTCTTGATCCACAAGTTCGGAAGTCCAGGACCTGTTCTTGAATAACCATCCCATTCGAAGCTCATTGTCAGTTGGGTCATCATTTTCTCCCAATGTTGAAGAAACTTTGTCCACAATTTTATAGACTATCCTCATTAGATTGTGATTCTTGTCAGTTTGCTAAACACCATAATCTTAGTTCCAACCCAAGAATCAATAAATGAGCTAACACTCCTTTTGAATTAGTTCACTCATATGTTTGGGGGCCTTTTCTTGTTATGTCTAAAAGCGggtttaaatattttgttatttttgttgaCGATTATTCTTGTATGACATGGTTATATTTAATGAAGACTCGTTTTGAGTTATTCTTTAATTTCTCTGCCCTTTACGTAGAGATTCAAACTCAATTTCATATTCCTATACAAATATTGCGAAGTGAAAATGCCAAGGACTACTTATCAAAGTCTTTTCAAACTTACATGACTCAACATGGCATTTTTCATCAAGCCTCTTGTGTAGACACACCCTCTCAAAATGAGGTTGCGGAGAGAAAGAATACATCTTCTCGAAAATGCAAGAGCTTTGTTATTCCAAATCCTAAACGGTTTGGGTGGATGCAATTTCCACAACCAGTTTTCTAATTAATCGTATGCCATCGCCTGTTCTTTATTGTAAGTCTCTTTACCATGTTCTCTTTCCAACTAAACCATTGTTTCATGTTGAACCTAGAACATCTGGTTGTACTTGCTTTGTTCGGGATATTCGTCCTTACGTCACAAAACTTGATCCCAAATCTCTAAAGTGTGTTTTTCTTGGGTATTATAGGGTTCCAAGAGGATATAGATGTTACTGTCCTAATCTTAGCAAAATTTGGTGTCCGCTGATTTTACTTTTCTTGAAACCACATCTTTATTTCCATTTATAGATCGCCCTGGTCAAGGGGGATGATGATTTGTTAATCTTTACTGTCACATCCTCTATTTCCGATCTTACAGAATTTGTTATTGTTAAGCCTCTCATACAACAGATTTATTCTCGGCGACGTCTTCCTCCTAACCCATGTGCGGGACCAGCTTGTTCGTCGATAGATCAATGATCTAACAATTGCACTTTGCAAAGGTACACGTCAATGTACCCATCCAATGTCTTCTTTTGTGTCTTATAACCACTTATCATTATCTTCATGCTCGTTTATTGCATCTCTCGATTTTATATCTCCTCCTAAGACTGTTAATGAAGATCTATCTCATCTAGGATGGCATAATGCTATGATTGAAGAGATGAATGCTTTGGGTGACAAGGGTGCTTGGGCTATGACCATATTACCTGTAAGAAAACACCAATAGGATGCAAATGTGTGTTTACTGTTAAGGTCAATCCTGATGGGTCTATTGTTAGATTGAAAGCCCGCCTTTGTTGCTAAAGGCTATGCCCAAACTTATGGTGTGGATTATGCTTATATGTGCTCTCCTGTTGCTAAACTTACTTCAGTCAGGTTATTTATTTCTATGGCAGCCACTCATAATTGGCCATTACATCAGTTAGacatcaaaaaaaaatttcttcatgGTGACCTTAAAGAGGAAGTCTATATGGAGCCACCACCCGGCTTTGTTGCTCACGGGGAGTATGGGAAAGTGTGTCGCCTTCGAAAATCCTTATATGGTTTGAAACAAAGCCCTCGGGCCTGGTTTGGCAAATTTAGCGAGGTAGTTGAGCAGTTTGGAACGGAGAAAACCAAGTCGATCATTTTGTGTTCTACAAAACAATTTGCAGTGGGTATAATTTTGTTGGTTGTATATGTGGACGATATTTTCATTATTGGAAATGATATTGCAGGTATTTCATCTCTTAAATCCTTTCATCACAGCCTGTTTCATACAAAGGATTTAgggattttaaaatatttcttggGTGTTGAGCTAACAAAAAGTAAGAAATTAATCTTCTTATGCCAAAGGAAAATATGTACTTGACTTATTGTCTGAAACAGGAAAATTGGAGGCTAAACCATATAGTACTCCAATGATTCCTAATTTGCAGATCACAAAAGATGGTGAATTATTGAGAATCCTGAGAGGTATAGAAAATTGGTTGGAAAGTTAAATTATCTCATTATGAATCGTCCAAATACCGCATATTCAGTCAGCTTTGTGAGTCAATATATGGCTTCTCCAACAGTTAATCATTGGGCAGCTGTCGAAGTTCGAACTAATTTATGTTATTTGAAACGATCACCTGGACGAGGTATCTTGTATAACAATCATGGTCATACTAAGGTTGAGTGTTTTTCATATTCTAACTAGGCATGATGCAAGGATGATCGAAAATCTACATCTTGTTATTGTGTCTTTATTGAGGGAAATCTAGTTTCACGGAAAAGTGAGAAGCAAAATGTGGTCTCACGATCGAGTGCAGAATCAGAACATAGAGCTATGGCGAAAGCTGTATGTTAGATAATGTAGATATTTCAGCTTCTGACCGAAGTAGGTCTTAAAACCTCAATACCTGCAAAATTGTGGTGTGATAACCAAGCAGCTCTACATATCGCTTCCAATCCCATATTTCATGAACGAACGAAGCATATTGAAATCGATTGTCAATTCGCTCGTGAAATGATTCCGCTAGGTTTGATCACTACATGGTATGCGAAGACACTAGAATAACTGAGAGAGATCTTCACAAAAGCTTTAAATGGAGTTCGGGTCGATTATCTTGTAACAAACTAGTCATGATCAATGTCTATGATCCAGCTTGAATGAATCTTATAGATTGTATATAGAAATAAGAAATATGTAGATATGATTTACCTTGATTGTTTGGGTTTGATTAGTGATTTACCTTGATTGTAGGGATTTGATTAGTCTACTTTCCTAACATAAGACTAAAAGTCTGTATATATATGTTAGACTAAAAGTCTGtatatatctgttatatgactAATGAATAAAACATACTGAAATTTATTCTTCCTTCATATTTGCCTTCATATTGGGTTACAATATGCAAACAAGTCAACAATCCCCATAGTTATTAGAAAGTTAGTGCTTTTCCAAGATACaaccaaaaacattttaaaaacagGTTTCAGACAGTGTTAGGTCTGCCAAGGAAAATATGTTCCAAAACTGGATTAATTCTCAACGGTGGATGTAAATATGGCCTGGAATATAAACTTTTTCAGCCTGAAGTATACACTTACTCTAGGAAAGTGCTTCA from the Primulina tabacum isolate GXHZ01 chromosome 8, ASM2559414v2, whole genome shotgun sequence genome contains:
- the LOC142553767 gene encoding uncharacterized protein LOC142553767 isoform X1, producing the protein MKENEEMEFPAFPYEPYSIQLDFMKFLYQSLDRGGISMLESPTGTGKTLSMICSSLQWLVDRKNLDDSKCNEIEELGDGTGVDNDEPDWMRTFVPNKEVDPPLSDNLKGNRKNGVCLNGKRIKRNNKEFTRDIFNPGEADEVEGNNSIKEVTICNTKGEVDEVDEAEFLLQEYDSGREDGGILKRTNSEVDVLSSEDEEEANGLGQEEEVTRMKIYFCSRTHSQLSQFISELRKTKFASELKVVCLGSRKNLCINEEVLKLGNSTRINERCSELQKMKKDEASKMKVQKLGAEKGVRCKKASSGCPMLRRRTTEEFKNVVIQQEPLDIEDLVHIGLNIGSCPYYGSRKIMPTADLVVLPYQSLLSKSSRESLGLSLKNSVVIIDEAHNLADTLISMYDAKITLHQLTHLRVLLDGYFKRFCNLLGPGNRRYIQILMVLTRAFSRVLCDDIKVVNNVHVLSNIEDREGAFDSSMAMNEFLFALNIDNINLVKLLRYIKESNIIYKVSGYGDKISFYQKGATVTDGEAISADSAISGFRALADMLFSLTNNDSDGKVIISRQRLTCNGQEGGYIKYVMLTGERIFSQVVDQAQAVILAGGTLQPIEETKERLFPSLPRDQLRFFSCGHIIPPENILPIAVKQGPSGQPLDFSFKCRSSPTMIEELGLLLANLVTIVPEGVVAFFSSFDYEGRVYDAWKASGILSRIMKKKRVFREPRKNSDVEAVLREYKETIYALPSSDPIACNGAILLAVVGGKISEGINFADGTGRCIVMVGLPYPNPSDIELIERVKHIEGFETTTPCKNARSSFYNESLDTDVETGFHILKRCKGRGKDYYENLCMKAVNQSIGRAIRHVNDYAAILLVDARYASDSNQRNFAHSTEKLAQWIKSHLITRTKNYGEVHKLLHQFFRFHKNKVATSKEFNGKS
- the LOC142553767 gene encoding uncharacterized protein LOC142553767 isoform X2 encodes the protein MKENEEMEFPAFPYEPYSIQLDFMKFLYQSLDRGGISMLESPTGTGKTLSMICSSLQWLVDRKNLDDSKCNEIEELGDGTGVDNDEPDWMRTFVPNKEVDPPLSDNLKGNRKNGVCLNGKRIKRNNKEFTRDIFNPGEADEVEGNNSIKEVTICNTKGEVDEVDEAEFLLQEYDSGREDGGILKRTNSEVDVLSSEDEEEANGLGQEEEVTRMKIYFCSRTHSQLSQFISELRKTKFASELKVVCLGSRKNLCINEEVLKLGNSTRINERCSELQKMKKDEASKMKKLGAEKGVRCKKASSGCPMLRRRTTEEFKNVVIQQEPLDIEDLVHIGLNIGSCPYYGSRKIMPTADLVVLPYQSLLSKSSRESLGLSLKNSVVIIDEAHNLADTLISMYDAKITLHQLTHLRVLLDGYFKRFCNLLGPGNRRYIQILMVLTRAFSRVLCDDIKVVNNVHVLSNIEDREGAFDSSMAMNEFLFALNIDNINLVKLLRYIKESNIIYKVSGYGDKISFYQKGATVTDGEAISADSAISGFRALADMLFSLTNNDSDGKVIISRQRLTCNGQEGGYIKYVMLTGERIFSQVVDQAQAVILAGGTLQPIEETKERLFPSLPRDQLRFFSCGHIIPPENILPIAVKQGPSGQPLDFSFKCRSSPTMIEELGLLLANLVTIVPEGVVAFFSSFDYEGRVYDAWKASGILSRIMKKKRVFREPRKNSDVEAVLREYKETIYALPSSDPIACNGAILLAVVGGKISEGINFADGTGRCIVMVGLPYPNPSDIELIERVKHIEGFETTTPCKNARSSFYNESLDTDVETGFHILKRCKGRGKDYYENLCMKAVNQSIGRAIRHVNDYAAILLVDARYASDSNQRNFAHSTEKLAQWIKSHLITRTKNYGEVHKLLHQFFRFHKNKVATSKEFNGKS
- the LOC142553767 gene encoding uncharacterized protein LOC142553767 isoform X3 — protein: MKENEEMEFPAFPYEPYSIQLDFMKFLYQSLDRGGISMLESPTGTGKTLSMICSSLQWLVDRKNLDDSKCNEIEELGDGTGVDNDEPDWMRTFVPNKEVDPPLSDNLKGNRKNGVCLNGKRIKRNNKEFTRDIFNPGEADEVEGNNSIKEVTICNTKGEVDEVDEAEFLLQEYDSGREDGGILKRTNSEVDVLSSEDEEEANGLGQEEEVTRMKIYFCSRTHSQLSQFISELRKTKFASELKVVCLGSRKNLCINEEVLKLGNSTRINERCSELQKMKKDEASKMKVQKLGAEKGVRCKKASSGCPMLRRRTTEEFKNVVIQQEPLDIEDLVHIGLNIGSCPYYGSRKIMPTADLVVLPYQSLLSKSSRESLGLSLKNSVVIIDEAHNLADTLISMYDAKITLHQLTHLRVLLDGYFKRFCNLLGPGNRRYIQILMVLTRAFSRVLCDDIKVVNNVHVLSNIEDREGAFDSSMAMNEFLFALNIDNINLVKLLRYIKESNIIYKVSGYGDKISFYQKGATVTDGEAISADSAISGFRALADMLFSLTNNDSDGKVIISRQRLTCNGQEGGYIKYVMLTGERIFSQVVDQAQAVILAGGTLQPIEETKERLFPSLPRDQLRFFSCGHIIPPENILPIAVKQGPSGQPLDFSFKCRSSPTMIEELGLLLANLVTIVPEGVVAFFSSFDYEGRVYDAWKASGILSRIMKKKRVFREPRKNSDVEAVLREYKETIYALPSSDPIACNGAILLAVVGGKISEGINFADGTGRCIVMVGLPYPNPSDIELIERVKHIEGFETTTPCKNARSSFYNESLDTDVETGFHILKRCKGRGKDYYENLCMKAVNQSIELFGM